The genomic DNA ACCGACTTAGGTCTTACTCCAAGTGTATCATTTAATATGCTTGACTCATGCAGTTTTTGTCCCAATTAATGTGGTGCCTAACACAATTCCAAGCTAACTGAAATGTAAAACTTCGGCTAATCTCCTTAACCGCTCTAACTCTAGGTTCCTATGTTTGCAGATATCTTTTTTCTATCAGATTCTGCCCTGTTATTCATCGATTTTTTGCTAACTCGTTTCGTAATGTAGGGAAAGGAGCCAACCTTGTTGAAGGATTTCTTGAGGTTACGAGGCGTGGCCGGAAGCCTATAGAATTGGTCAAGCCACATGTTTGGTAATCGGTAATCTCCACTTTATCGGTAAAAATACCTGGCTGGTAAGACTGCTAGACTTCAACCAGAACCAGTGTCTTTGGATACTCTTGTCTAAGCGGGGAAATTATTGCCAACATGTTTAGCTAACACCGGGGAAAACTTAAGAAAGAGTCTCATACCACGGATAAAGGAGGTGACATGCGCCTATGATCAACACCCAACCCACTATGACCCTGCCTCCCGAGGTTCTTACGGGAAAGGATCTGACTTACATAGAAGATGCAATGTCATGGGAGCTTTTGGCTATGAAAAAGTGCCGGCATTATGCAAGTATGTGCCAGGATACGGAGGTTCGAAACTTCCTAGACGAAGCTGGCCGCATGCATCAAGGTCACTACATTAAGCTACACCAACACCTAAGTTCGGAGAAGGTTATGCAATAGTAGGAAAGGAGGATACCAAAGATGCCGCAGAAGATTCAAAATCCCGATATGCTCTCTAAGGTTAAAGGGCCAGAGCTAAACGATCGTGACATGATCAATGACATTTTGGCAACGGATAAGTACTTGACCGATGGCTATAACGTCTTTGCCCGAGAAGCAAGTCATCAGTCGCTACACCAAGATGTGCTAGGATTGCTAAATGAGACCCATCAGTGCGCTAGGAAAGCGTATGAGACAATGTTCCGCAAGGGTTGGTATGCCCTCGAAACCGCCCAGGCCCAACAGGTACAACAGTCCCAACAGCAGTTTGCCGGATACATGAGCCAATTCCCCTATCAATGAGTTCCAGGAGAGGGTTTTGACCCTCTCCAAACTTGTTCTACTCCCTTTCCCGAAACTTAATCTCACCCGATACTCTTGCGCGATGGTTTATTCAAGTGGTACACTGGAAAAGACAGTGAGGAGGTAGACTATGTCGCTTTCCAGGACCCTTTCTGACACACTTGCCTGTGCGTTGGAACAGGATTCCGTAAGTATTGAGAGTCTAATTGCTGCCACGGGTCAGCAAAGCTACGGACTTCTTTTCATCTTGGTAGGTTTGTTTATCATGATTCCTCTTCCACCGGGAGGCGGCATTCTGCCAGGCTCATTAATCTTCTTCTGGGGGATTCAAAGATTAGTAGGCCATGGGGCACCTTGGTTACCAAAGTGGCTTTTGGATCGAAGGCTCAGTCGCAAGAATGCGGACTTGCTGTTGAAAAAAGCCCTGCCATTGATGAGGAAACTGGAGTCATTCTCTGTAGCAAAAGAGACCGGTTGCCCTACAGAAATAGAAATAAGGATTGCCTCTTGGATTGCCGGAATGATGGGTCTTTTCATTGTGTTACCGACACCTTTTCTTAACCGCTTTCCAGCATTGGCTGCAATCCTAATCGGTTTGTCCCTAATCAATGGGAATCGTCGTCTTCTATGGATAGGTATGGTCTTCGGTGCTGTCGTTTTTGTCT from Limnochordia bacterium includes the following:
- a CDS encoding spore coat protein, whose amino-acid sequence is MPQKIQNPDMLSKVKGPELNDRDMINDILATDKYLTDGYNVFAREASHQSLHQDVLGLLNETHQCARKAYETMFRKGWYALETAQAQQVQQSQQQFAGYMSQFPYQ
- a CDS encoding exopolysaccharide biosynthesis protein, encoding MSLSRTLSDTLACALEQDSVSIESLIAATGQQSYGLLFILVGLFIMIPLPPGGGILPGSLIFFWGIQRLVGHGAPWLPKWLLDRRLSRKNADLLLKKALPLMRKLESFSVAKETGCPTEIEIRIASWIAGMMGLFIVLPTPFLNRFPALAAILIGLSLINGNRRLLWIGMVFGAVVFVLMTIFLVTSGDFLLDRVDQYL